Proteins encoded by one window of Amaranthus tricolor cultivar Red isolate AtriRed21 chromosome 4, ASM2621246v1, whole genome shotgun sequence:
- the LOC130811290 gene encoding protein DETOXIFICATION 48-like codes for MSNLPKPSSPSPTKTHLNSIDDDPQELHTWPTISEAVQEMKAIGKISGPTTLTGLLLYSRAMISMLFLGYLGELELAGGSLSIGFANITGYSVISGLAMGMEPICGQAYGAKQMKLLGLTLQRTILLLSSISIPISFIWFNIKTILLWFNQDEQISSIANTFILCSIPDLFFLSILHPLRIYLRTQNITLPLTYCTLISVFIHIPLNFLLVVHLKMGISGVAIAMIWTNLNLCILLSSFIYFSKVYQNSWITPSIDCLKGWSSLLGLAIPTCASVCLEWWWYEIMILLCGVLSNPKATLASMGILIQATSFIYVFPSSLSYGVSTRVGNLLGAYRPKKAQVAMVVSLVWAFLLGLSATIFTTLMRNQWGRFFTNDHDVLHLTSIALPIVGLCELGNCPQTTGCGLLRGSARPTIGANINLGSFYLIGMPVAVFFGFGLKMGFAGLWLGLFAAQISCALLMLFVLCRTDWVFEADKAMNLTSSQNPPLLPVLSIKPVDIDIDTNVCSKEKILYLPEKEKDGKIETEPLIINSCNA; via the exons ATGTCCAATCTTCCTAAACCATCTTCCCCTTCTCCTACCAAAACTCATCTAAATTCCATTGATGATGATCCTCAGGAACTCCATACATGGCCCACCATTTCTGAG GCAGTGCAAGAGATGAAGGCAATAGGAAAGATATCAGGGCCAACAACACTAACAGGACTACTCCTCTATTCCAGAGCAATGATCTCCATGCTCTTCCTCGGCTACCTCGGCGAGCTCGAGCTTGCCGGAGGCTCCCTCTCCATTGGCTTTGCCAACATAACTGGCTACTCAGTCATATCAGGCTTAGCCATGGGAATGGAACCCATTTGTGGACAAGCTTATGGAGCCAAACAAATGAAACTTCTAGGCTTAACCCTTCAAAGAACAATCCTTCTCCTTTCCTCAATTTCAATACCCATTTCCTTTATTTGGTTCAACATCAAAACAATCCTTTTATGGTTCAATCAAGATGAACAAATCTCTTCTATTGCTAACACATTCATTCTTTGCTCAATCCCTGATCTTTTCTTCCTTTCTATTCTTCACCCATTAAGAATCTATCTAAGGACACAAAACATAACATTACCCTTAACTTATTGTACCCTTATCTCTGTTTTTATTCACATACCCTTAAATTTTCTCCTAGTAGTCCATCTCAAAATGGGAATTTCAGGGGTTGCAATAGCCATGATATGGACTAATCTAAATCTTTGTATTTTGCTTTCTTCTTTTATATACTTTTCTAAAGTGTACCAAAACTCTTGGATCACCCCAAGTATAGATTGTCTTAAGGGATGGTCTTCATTACTTGGACTAGCCATACCCACTTGTGCTTCGGTTTGCCTAGAATGGTGGTGGTATGAAATCATGATTTTACTTTGTGGTGTGTTATCTAACCCAAAAGCAACATTAGCATCTATGGGAATCCTTATTCAAGCCACTTCATTTATCTATGTTTTCCCATCATCATTAAGCTATGGTGTTTCGACTCGAGTAGGGAACCTTCTTGGGGCGTACCGCCCCAAGAAGGCTCAAGTAGCCATGGTTGTTTCATTAGTATGGGCGTTTTTGCTTGGTCTTAGTGCTACCATTTTTACTacccttatgagaaatcaatgGGGTAGATTTTTTACAAATGATCATGATGTCCTTCATTTAACTTCAATTGCATTGCCTATTGTAGGCCTTTGCGAGCTCGGTAACTGCCCACAAACAACTGGTTGTGGGCTGCTTCGGGGGAGCGCAAGGCCTACAATTGGAGCTAATATTAACTTGGGTTCCTTTTATTTGATCGGAATGCCGGTTGCTGTCTTTTTTGGATTTGGTTTGAAGATGGGTTTTGCTGGTTTATGGTTAGGACTATTTGCAGCACAAATTTCGTGCGCGCTGCTAATGCTTTTTGTTCTTTGTAGAACTGATTGGGTTTTTGAAGCAGACAAAGCGATGAATTTAACAAGTTCACAAAATCCGCCATTATTACCAGTTTTATCAATTAAGCCTGTCGATATTGATATCGATACGAATGTGTGTAGTAAAGAGAAAATATTGTATTTacctgaaaaagaaaaagatggtaAGATTGAAACAGAACCTCTGATAATCAACTCTTGTAATGCATAA
- the LOC130810953 gene encoding protein ZW2-like has translation MSTTSSVESFTTFLQNWLEHQQHYLNQLVKIENSTETVNKQQLIKNLLSHYANYYEEKSKIIWDDTHLLFSPPWLTTLEKAFLWVGGFKPTLAFTLLEASVSNMEPSQVEKVQQLKMETIKEEHNLKEALVMVQESMGSRMLSSLDRDGDGLVDGEVSEFDEVMQELKTSMARVIQNADNLRRNTMMGVFRILDLDQNLKFLIALLKYQLGVRAYGLQNDARRG, from the coding sequence ATGTCAACCACATCAAGTGTTGAATCTTTCACTACATTCTTACAAAATTGGCTAGAACATCAACAACATTATCTTAATCAactagttaaaattgaaaacagcACTGAAACAGTCAATAAACaacaactaattaaaaatttactttCCCACTATGCAAATTACTATGAAGAGaagtccaaaatcatatgggATGACACTCATTTACTCTTTTCCCCACCATGGCTTACAACATTAGAGAAAGCCTTCTTATGGGTTGGTGGGTTTAAGCCCACCCTAGCATTTACCCTTCTAGAAGCTTCCGTTTCTAACATGGAACCTTCCCAAGTCGAGAAGGTACAACAATTAAAGATGGAGACTATTAAGGAAGAGCACAATTTGAAGGAAGCATTAGTAATGGTGCAAGAGAGTATGGGATCACGTATGTTATCGAGTCTAGATAGGGATGGTGATGGGCTAGTTGATGGGGAAGTGTCCGAATTTGATGAGGTAATGCAAGAGCTTAAGACTTCAATGGCAAGAGTGATTCAAAATGCCGATAATTTACGAAGGAATACAATGATGGGAGTGTTTCGTATTTTGGATTTGGATCAAAATTTGAAGTTTTTAATTGCTCTACTTAAGTATCAACTTGGGGTTAGGGCTTATGGACTTCAAAATGATGCAAGAAGAGGATGA